The genomic segment tgcttATTATTATGTACGTTTGTATCTAGAAGTGTGCAAGGGGACGCACCTCCTTAGATCACCAACAAGCTTAAATCTCTTATTGGAAAATAGTCAAATATTAGTCTTTTCCTATATGATATCTACGTCTGCGCACTTCATCCCATCCTTGTTGTGAGATGTTAATAGCTCGTACCTTGATTTTCCCCTCTCCAGGCTTCTCCGCCTCCTCGTCTTCCTCCTCATCCTCATCCTGCTCGTCTTCCTCGTCTTCAGCCCTGTCTGCCATGGCGTCGTAGTACTCGTCGGCTTTCTTGGGGCTCTGGCCATTCTGCAGCTTACGTTTCATGCACAACACGAATCCTCTGGCGCATGGACGGCAGTCTTTGGTGTTATTGCATCCCTTGCCCTTCGCTGCGGCTATGCATTCACGCTGCAAgtcaagatatatatataccaTAACTAGTAAAGAGAAGATATTTACAGCACAAGAGCGTAGTCTCGTAGCAAGCGTTTTAGtgtgttgaaaaaaaaaaataagcaaacaGTTTGACATCGACGTCGTCATCTGTTTCTCTTAGATTCTTTCTCTGGAAACACGGAAAGCTTTGTACGTAGGATGCGTGAATTCAAAAACTTTGAAAAGAGCACCTTCACCAAGGGTGAGCTAAGAAATTATGGGGATTTTTAATACGGAGAATCGTCAGATTTTGAGCCatatttctttgtttctcCCGAATCATAACTGTGCTACGTTATTGGCTAAAATACCGGAGGAATGGAATTAGAGTCACACACGGGTTTTCCGCCCTGAAATAGTAGTAGGGTACTGAAAAAATGATAGCAATTATAGAGTTATTGTAAAAGGATTTTAAATAAAGATGAATTTCTCACCAGAGCAGCTCTGCTGCCTAGTTTTTTCACTGCTGGTTTCTTCGCTGGTGCCCCTTCTTCGGGGACATCCATCTCTTCATCTTCCTTCTTGGCCATCTTTTTCTTGTGCATTTTCTTCACGCGGTCCACCCAGGCAAGGAAGCGGCGGCAGTGGTATACACCCTTGACGATGCAGCGACAAGCAAAGTACTTGGCCTTGCACACTTTTAAAGAGACTTTGCAAGGGGCCTTGAGTTTC from the Nematostella vectensis chromosome 4, jaNemVect1.1, whole genome shotgun sequence genome contains:
- the LOC116617664 gene encoding uncharacterized protein LOC116617664, with the protein product MKLTLVLLLCAASVALLKAEEESALDDTSAAFLYDGSLEDEVLGHEEDPGMMEKKKAALKRMGARRVCGRVLVGCLVKLKAPCKVSLKVCKAKYFACRCIVKGVYHCRRFLAWVDRVKKMHKKKMAKKEDEEMDVPEEGAPAKKPAVKKLGSRAALRECIAAAKGKGCNNTKDCRPCARGFVLCMKRKLQNGQSPKKADEYYDAMADRAEDEEDEQDEDEEEDEEAEKPGEGKIKALRRCRVIAVRCFLRARLDCRRQAVCVRAVKRCVRRAEKACKN